The following proteins are encoded in a genomic region of Micropterus dolomieu isolate WLL.071019.BEF.003 ecotype Adirondacks linkage group LG04, ASM2129224v1, whole genome shotgun sequence:
- the psip1a gene encoding PC4 and SFRS1 interacting protein 1a isoform X2 has translation MAPDWKPGDLIFAKMKGYPHWPARIDEVPDGAVKPSNIKFPIFFFGTHETAFLGPKDIFPYLPNKEKYAKPNKRKGFNEGLWEIENNPKVELTAPKPVPPESFTEKDMDSSQEGEDEADDKGIKSNVPGSEAEQENENEEEEEEEEEEEEEGSLISEQGPQNQDASALKESTDVPKSKRGRKKKSDVDQETEKDNAGASPISPSGAEAPKRRGRKPKSEKLLLLQQQEKQGSGSEMDTAESDRKRKRAPEDKSKSGDEEKRKKEDGKGKDAEGKEPEAKRKKPNKEDSSSGSDNEEKNKGRKKHQNSEVDKDVRRRKADELREPNKDDGKKNEERTGVKKKEMSTDLKLQRLHSEIKISLKIDNPDVKKCLEALDEIGALQVTTQHLHKHSELIGTLKKIRRFKASQDIMDKATMLYNKFKSMFLVGEGDCVLSQVLNKSLAEQRQHEEAKKGALKRVEQVKENNSDKMTNGDISPEEKKQETEREKLPEDASVGENHSAPKAQEEST, from the exons ATGGCTCCGGATTGGAAACCTGGTGATCTGATCTTTGCCAAGATGAAGGGCTATCCACACTGGCCTGCAAGA ATCGATGAAGTCCCAGACGGTGCTGTGAAGCCATCAAATATCAAGTTCCCCATTTTCTTCTTTGGCACCCATGAAAC TGCCTTTCTCGGCCCAAAGGATATCTTTCCGTACCTGCCCAACAAAGAGAAGTACGCCAAGCCCAACAAGAGGAAAGGCTTCAATGAAGGATTGTGGGAGATTGAGAACAACCCCAAAGTTGAGCTCACTGCACCCAAG CCGGTCCCCCCAGAATCTTTCACTGAAAAGGATATGGACAGCAGCCAAGAGGGAGAAGATGAAGCAGATGACAAGGGAATAAAATCCAAT GTTCCAGGAAGTGAGGCTGAGCAGGAGAATgagaatgaggaggaggaggaggaggaggaggaggaggaggaggaagggtcTCTGATCTCTGAGCAGGGTCCTCAGAACCAGGAT GCCTCGGCACTGAAAGAATCCACAGATGTTCCTAAATccaagagaggaagaaagaaaaag agTGATGTTGACCAGGAGACTGAAAAAGACAATGCAGGTGCTAGTCCTATTAGCCCCTCAG GTGCAGAGGCTCCTAAACGAAGAGGCAGGAAGCCCAAAAGTGAGAAGTTACTTTTGCTCCAGCAGCAGGAGAAGCAAGGCTCAGGAAGTGAAAT GGACACTGCTGagtcagacagaaagagaaagagggcaCCAGAGGACAAGTCCAAGAGTGGAGatgaggagaagagaaagaaggaggacGGCAAAGGAAAGGATGCGGAGGGGAAGGAGCCTGAAGCAAAGAGGAAAAAGCCAAACAAGGAGGACAGTTCATCAGGCTCTGACAATGAAGAG aaaaacaaaggcagaaagaaacaccaaaactcAGAAGTGGACAAAGATGTGCGGCGGCGGAAAGCGGATGAACTAAGAGA GCCAAACAAAGATGATGGGAAGAAAAATGAAGAAAGGACAGGAGTCAAGAAAAAGG aaatgtcaactgaCTTGAAACTCCAGAGACTGCACAGTGAAATCAAGATTTCACTGAAAATTGACAACCCT GATGTGAAGAAGTGTCTGGAAGCATTAGATGAGATCGGTGCCCTTCAAGTCACAACTCAGCACCTGCATAAACACAGTGAACTTATTGGCACGCTCAAAAAG ATTCGCAGATTCAAGGCCAGCCAGGACATCATGGACAAGGCCACCATGCTGTATAACAAGTTTAAGAGTATGTTTCTGGTTGGAGAAGGTGACTGCGTGCTTAGCCAGGTGCTCAACAAGTCTTTAGCGGAACAGCGGCAGCACGAGGAAGCCAAGAAAGGAGCACTGAAGAGGGTGGAACAAGTCAAGGAAAACAACTCAG acaaaatgacaaatggtGATATCAGCCCTGAAGAGAAGAAGcaggagacggagagagagaagctTCCTGAGGACGCCTCAGTGGGAGAAAATCACAG TGCCCCAAAAGCTCAGGAAGAGTCCACTTAA
- the psip1a gene encoding PC4 and SFRS1 interacting protein 1a isoform X1, with protein sequence MAPDWKPGDLIFAKMKGYPHWPARIDEVPDGAVKPSNIKFPIFFFGTHETAFLGPKDIFPYLPNKEKYAKPNKRKGFNEGLWEIENNPKVELTAPKPVPPESFTEKDMDSSQEGEDEADDKGIKSNVPGSEAEQENENEEEEEEEEEEEEEGSLISEQGPQNQDASALKESTDVPKSKRGRKKKSDVDQETEKDNAGASPISPSGAEAPKRRGRKPKSEKLLLLQQQEKQGSGSEMDTAESDRKRKRAPEDKSKSGDEEKRKKEDGKGKDAEGKEPEAKRKKPNKEDSSSGSDNEEKNKGRKKHQNSEVDKDVRRRKADELREPNKDDGKKNEERTGVKKKEMSTDLKLQRLHSEIKISLKIDNPDVKKCLEALDEIGALQVTTQHLHKHSELIGTLKKIRRFKASQDIMDKATMLYNKFKSMFLVGEGDCVLSQVLNKSLAEQRQHEEAKKGALKRVEQVKENNSVGWNTRIQTGEDTWCTHKMTNGDISPEEKKQETEREKLPEDASVGENHSAPKAQEEST encoded by the exons ATGGCTCCGGATTGGAAACCTGGTGATCTGATCTTTGCCAAGATGAAGGGCTATCCACACTGGCCTGCAAGA ATCGATGAAGTCCCAGACGGTGCTGTGAAGCCATCAAATATCAAGTTCCCCATTTTCTTCTTTGGCACCCATGAAAC TGCCTTTCTCGGCCCAAAGGATATCTTTCCGTACCTGCCCAACAAAGAGAAGTACGCCAAGCCCAACAAGAGGAAAGGCTTCAATGAAGGATTGTGGGAGATTGAGAACAACCCCAAAGTTGAGCTCACTGCACCCAAG CCGGTCCCCCCAGAATCTTTCACTGAAAAGGATATGGACAGCAGCCAAGAGGGAGAAGATGAAGCAGATGACAAGGGAATAAAATCCAAT GTTCCAGGAAGTGAGGCTGAGCAGGAGAATgagaatgaggaggaggaggaggaggaggaggaggaggaggaggaagggtcTCTGATCTCTGAGCAGGGTCCTCAGAACCAGGAT GCCTCGGCACTGAAAGAATCCACAGATGTTCCTAAATccaagagaggaagaaagaaaaag agTGATGTTGACCAGGAGACTGAAAAAGACAATGCAGGTGCTAGTCCTATTAGCCCCTCAG GTGCAGAGGCTCCTAAACGAAGAGGCAGGAAGCCCAAAAGTGAGAAGTTACTTTTGCTCCAGCAGCAGGAGAAGCAAGGCTCAGGAAGTGAAAT GGACACTGCTGagtcagacagaaagagaaagagggcaCCAGAGGACAAGTCCAAGAGTGGAGatgaggagaagagaaagaaggaggacGGCAAAGGAAAGGATGCGGAGGGGAAGGAGCCTGAAGCAAAGAGGAAAAAGCCAAACAAGGAGGACAGTTCATCAGGCTCTGACAATGAAGAG aaaaacaaaggcagaaagaaacaccaaaactcAGAAGTGGACAAAGATGTGCGGCGGCGGAAAGCGGATGAACTAAGAGA GCCAAACAAAGATGATGGGAAGAAAAATGAAGAAAGGACAGGAGTCAAGAAAAAGG aaatgtcaactgaCTTGAAACTCCAGAGACTGCACAGTGAAATCAAGATTTCACTGAAAATTGACAACCCT GATGTGAAGAAGTGTCTGGAAGCATTAGATGAGATCGGTGCCCTTCAAGTCACAACTCAGCACCTGCATAAACACAGTGAACTTATTGGCACGCTCAAAAAG ATTCGCAGATTCAAGGCCAGCCAGGACATCATGGACAAGGCCACCATGCTGTATAACAAGTTTAAGAGTATGTTTCTGGTTGGAGAAGGTGACTGCGTGCTTAGCCAGGTGCTCAACAAGTCTTTAGCGGAACAGCGGCAGCACGAGGAAGCCAAGAAAGGAGCACTGAAGAGGGTGGAACAAGTCAAGGAAAACAACTCAG TTGGCTGGAACACACGCATACAGACAGGCGAGGACACTTGGTGTACAC acaaaatgacaaatggtGATATCAGCCCTGAAGAGAAGAAGcaggagacggagagagagaagctTCCTGAGGACGCCTCAGTGGGAGAAAATCACAG TGCCCCAAAAGCTCAGGAAGAGTCCACTTAA
- the psip1a gene encoding PC4 and SFRS1 interacting protein 1a isoform X4 — protein MAPDWKPGDLIFAKMKGYPHWPARIDEVPDGAVKPSNIKFPIFFFGTHETAFLGPKDIFPYLPNKEKYAKPNKRKGFNEGLWEIENNPKVELTAPKPVPPESFTEKDMDSSQEGEDEADDKGIKSNASALKESTDVPKSKRGRKKKSDVDQETEKDNAGASPISPSGAEAPKRRGRKPKSEKLLLLQQQEKQGSGSEMDTAESDRKRKRAPEDKSKSGDEEKRKKEDGKGKDAEGKEPEAKRKKPNKEDSSSGSDNEEKNKGRKKHQNSEVDKDVRRRKADELREPNKDDGKKNEERTGVKKKEMSTDLKLQRLHSEIKISLKIDNPDVKKCLEALDEIGALQVTTQHLHKHSELIGTLKKIRRFKASQDIMDKATMLYNKFKSMFLVGEGDCVLSQVLNKSLAEQRQHEEAKKGALKRVEQVKENNSVGWNTRIQTGEDTWCTHKMTNGDISPEEKKQETEREKLPEDASVGENHSAPKAQEEST, from the exons ATGGCTCCGGATTGGAAACCTGGTGATCTGATCTTTGCCAAGATGAAGGGCTATCCACACTGGCCTGCAAGA ATCGATGAAGTCCCAGACGGTGCTGTGAAGCCATCAAATATCAAGTTCCCCATTTTCTTCTTTGGCACCCATGAAAC TGCCTTTCTCGGCCCAAAGGATATCTTTCCGTACCTGCCCAACAAAGAGAAGTACGCCAAGCCCAACAAGAGGAAAGGCTTCAATGAAGGATTGTGGGAGATTGAGAACAACCCCAAAGTTGAGCTCACTGCACCCAAG CCGGTCCCCCCAGAATCTTTCACTGAAAAGGATATGGACAGCAGCCAAGAGGGAGAAGATGAAGCAGATGACAAGGGAATAAAATCCAAT GCCTCGGCACTGAAAGAATCCACAGATGTTCCTAAATccaagagaggaagaaagaaaaag agTGATGTTGACCAGGAGACTGAAAAAGACAATGCAGGTGCTAGTCCTATTAGCCCCTCAG GTGCAGAGGCTCCTAAACGAAGAGGCAGGAAGCCCAAAAGTGAGAAGTTACTTTTGCTCCAGCAGCAGGAGAAGCAAGGCTCAGGAAGTGAAAT GGACACTGCTGagtcagacagaaagagaaagagggcaCCAGAGGACAAGTCCAAGAGTGGAGatgaggagaagagaaagaaggaggacGGCAAAGGAAAGGATGCGGAGGGGAAGGAGCCTGAAGCAAAGAGGAAAAAGCCAAACAAGGAGGACAGTTCATCAGGCTCTGACAATGAAGAG aaaaacaaaggcagaaagaaacaccaaaactcAGAAGTGGACAAAGATGTGCGGCGGCGGAAAGCGGATGAACTAAGAGA GCCAAACAAAGATGATGGGAAGAAAAATGAAGAAAGGACAGGAGTCAAGAAAAAGG aaatgtcaactgaCTTGAAACTCCAGAGACTGCACAGTGAAATCAAGATTTCACTGAAAATTGACAACCCT GATGTGAAGAAGTGTCTGGAAGCATTAGATGAGATCGGTGCCCTTCAAGTCACAACTCAGCACCTGCATAAACACAGTGAACTTATTGGCACGCTCAAAAAG ATTCGCAGATTCAAGGCCAGCCAGGACATCATGGACAAGGCCACCATGCTGTATAACAAGTTTAAGAGTATGTTTCTGGTTGGAGAAGGTGACTGCGTGCTTAGCCAGGTGCTCAACAAGTCTTTAGCGGAACAGCGGCAGCACGAGGAAGCCAAGAAAGGAGCACTGAAGAGGGTGGAACAAGTCAAGGAAAACAACTCAG TTGGCTGGAACACACGCATACAGACAGGCGAGGACACTTGGTGTACAC acaaaatgacaaatggtGATATCAGCCCTGAAGAGAAGAAGcaggagacggagagagagaagctTCCTGAGGACGCCTCAGTGGGAGAAAATCACAG TGCCCCAAAAGCTCAGGAAGAGTCCACTTAA
- the dnajb14 gene encoding dnaJ homolog subfamily B member 14: MKMEGNRDEAEKCINIATKALEAGDKDKAVKFLNKAEKLYPTGRAKALLDALTKNGSSAGNGAYRRRPAESSESTGAQPERDSQESGGGDSSKGFNKEQVEGVQRIKRCKDYYEVLGVSKEVNEEELKKAYRKLALKFHPDKNHAPGATEAFKKIGNAYAVLSNPDKRRQYDLTGGEEPSSPGHSHGGGFDFHRGFEADITPEDLFNMFFGGGFPSSSAHTFTNSRTSYSHQTDYRQERTEERGDGGFSMFIQLMPIVVLILVSILSQMMVSPPPYSLYTRPSTGQTVKRQTENLHVDYYVSRDFKSEFKGSALQQIEKNVEEDYVSNVRNNCWKERQTKTDLLYAAKVYRDDRMRKKAELMTMDNCRELDRLNNLFRGG, translated from the exons atgaAGATGGAAGGGAACAGGGACGAAGcagaaaaatgtataaatatagcGACGAAAGCCCTCGAAGCCGGAGATAAAGACAAAGCTGTGAAGTTTCTCAACAAAGCAGAGAAGCTGTACCCAACAGGCAGAGCAAAAG cTTTGTTGGACGCATTAACGAAGAATGGGAGCTCAGCGGGTAACGGGGCATATCGTAGGAGACCAGCAGAAAGCTCAGAAAGCACCGGTGCCCAGCCAGAAAGGGACAGCCAAGAGTCAGGAGGAGGCGACTCTTCTAAAGGCTTCAACAAAGAGCAGGTCGAAGGTGTGCAAAG AATAAAGCGGTGTAAGGACTACTATGAAGTACTAGGCGTCAGTAAAGAAGTCAATGAGGAGGAGCTAAAGAAAGCCTACAGGAAATTGGCGCTCAAGTTCCACCCAGACAAAAATCATGCACCTGGAGCAACAGAGGCCTTTAAAA AGATTGGTAATGCATATGCAGTGCTGAGCAACCCAGACAAAAGGCGGCAGTATGACCTGACAGGAGGGGAGGAGCCGAGCAGCCCGGGTCACTCACACGGAGGAGGTTTTGACTTCCACAGGGGCTTTGAGGCTGACATTACTCCTGAGGACCTCTTCAACATGTTCTTTGGAGGTGGCTTCCCCTCCT CAAGTGCACACACCTTCACCAACAGCAGAACAAGCTACAGCCATCAGACGGATTATCGACaagagagaacagaagaaagGGGAGAT GGTGGTTTCTCAATGTTTATCCAGCTGATGCCCATCGTGGTCCTGATTTTAGTGTCAATTTTGAGCCAGATGATGGTGTCCCCTCCACCCTACAGCCTGTACACTAGAcc GTCCACAGGTCAGACTGTAAAACGGCAGACAGAAAACCTGCATGTCGACTACTACGTCTCCAGAGATTTCAAGTCAGAGTTTAAGGGCTCAGCGCTGCAGCAGATTGAGAAAAATGTGGAGGAGGACTACGTATCTAATGTCCGAAATAACTGTtggaaggagagacagacaa AAACAGACCTGCTGTATGCTGCTAAGGTATACAGGGATGACCGAATGCGCAAGAAGGCAGAACTCATGACCATGGATAACTGCAGGGAGCTGGACAGACTAAATAACCTATTCAGAGGCGGATGA
- the LOC123969323 gene encoding tetratricopeptide repeat protein 39B-like, which yields METKDNPLQQVDLSCHSEDEESPKMDLGTALDGCSTALGLFLNNRFADSLALLKPWKSQSIYHAVGYSSILVMQAGMTFDPKDMDAAMTSLKESLQTCQSFRKKTGIVETLTSLLYRQPVDNLTEEEMHAELCYAEVLLQKAALTFLDESILGFIKGGMRIRNSYQIYKDCQALVNITKDMEQHKSTYIHFRGGVNMGIGSFNLMLSLLPSRVLRLMEWLGFSGDREMGLSELREGAANNNLRSFLSTVTLLTFHLYITVILGTGEGNLTEAEALLKPYVEKFPNGALILFYTARIALLQGNFTFAQEKFLACIAAQEEWRQIHHLCYWELMWAYSFELKWRKAYRYADLLCKESKWSQAVYVFQKAAILTMLPEEEVTELGENVVELFRQVDGLRLRIAGKSIPTEKFAAKKAQRYQSSNPVKLVVPALEMMYVWNGFTIVGQRPELTENILTILEKADEQLRDDPNPSEYHIDDQCVVQLLKGLCLRHLGRLVQAELCFNHVISSENDIKHDNYLVPFTMLELGLLHRQKGDINTAITMIENVKVNYKGYSMESRLHFRIHAALNTMGSFSAKLPPSRTPA from the exons ATGGAGACGAAAGACAATCCCTTACAACAG GTGGACCTAAGCTGTCACAGTGAGGATGAAGA GTCACCTAAAATGGATTTAGGGACCGCACTGGATGGGTGCTCCACCGCCCTTGGTCTTTTTCTGAACAACAGGTTTGCTGATTCTTTGGCCCTCTTAAAACCCTG GAAGAGTCAAAGCATATACCACGCAGTCGGCTACAGTAGCATCTTGGTGATGCAGGCAGGCATGACCTTTGACCCAAAGGACATGGATGCTGCAATGACATCACTGAAAGAATCCCTGCAGACATGCCAAAG TTTTCGGAAGAAAACTGGAATAGTGGAGACTTTAACCAGCCTATTGTATAGACAACCAGTTGACAACCTGACAGAAG AAGAGATGCATGCAGAGCTGTGCTATGCTGAAGTTCTGCTGCAGAAAGCTGCTCTCACATTCCTGGATGAGAGTATACTCGGCTTCATCAAAGGAGGAATGAGAATCCGAAACAGTTACCAAATTTACAA GGACTGCCAGGCCTTGGTAAACATCACAAAAGACATGGAACAACATAAGAGCACGTACATTCATTTTAGGGGCGGCGTCAACATGGGTATTGGATCATTTAATCTG ATGCTGTCACTGCTTCCATCCAGAGTCCTCAGACTGATGGAGTGGTTGGGTTTCTCAGGAGACCGG GAAATGGGTTTGTCGGAGTTGAGAGAGGGAGCAGCAAACAACAACCTGCGCTCTTTCCTCAGCACCGTGACTCTGCTGACATTTCATCTCTACATTACAGTGATTTTGG GTACTGGTGAAGGAAACCTTACTGAGGCGGAAGCTCTGCTGAAGCCCTACGTTGAAAAGTTCCCTAAT GGAGCCCTTATTCTTTTTTACACTGCGAGAATTGCTTTGCTCCAAGGAAACTTCACATTT gCCCAGGAGAAGTTCCTGGCATGTATCGCAGCACAGGAAGAGTGGCGTCAGATTCACCACCTTTGTTACTGGGAGCTAATGTGGGCCTACTCCTTTGAACTAAAGTGGAGGAAGGCGTATCGATACGCTGACCTGCTCTGCAAAGAGAGCAAGTGGTCGCAG GCCGTCTATGTATTCCAGAAAGCAGCCATCTTGACCATGCTACCAGAGGAAGAAGTGACTGAACTGGGAGAAAATGTGGTTGAATTATTCAG GCAGGTGGATGGTCTCAGACTGAGGATCGCTGGGAAGTCGATTCCAACGGAGAAGTTTGCGGCGAAGAAGGCGCAGCGATACCAGTCATCTAACCCTGTGAAACTAGTCGTCCCTGCTTTG GAAATGATGTACGTGTGGAATGGCTTCACAATAGTTGGCCAAAGACCCGAGTTGACTGAAAACATCTTGACCATCTTGGAGAAAGCAGATGAGCAGCTCAGAGATGATCCGA ACCCATCAGAGTATCACATAGATGACCAGTGTGTTGTCCAGCTGCTGAAGGGCCTGTGTCTACGACATTTGGGGCGTCTGGTCCAGGCTGAGCTCTGCTTCAATCATGTCATTTCCAG tgaaaatgaTATCAAGCATGACAACTACCTGGTGCCATTTACCATGTTGGAGCTGGGCCTGTTGCATAGACAGAAAGGTGACATCAACACGGCCATCACCATGATAGAAAATGTCAA GGTGAACTACAAAGGCTACAGCATGGAGTCGAGGCTACACTTCCGCATCCATGCAGCACTCAACACCATGGGCTCTTTTTCAGCCAAACTTCCCCCTTCACGTACGCCAGCTTAA
- the snapc3 gene encoding snRNA-activating protein complex subunit 3, whose amino-acid sequence MAASKLSTDPNTNIPDYEYTGVNTNPFHVGSFKNEWLNRLKPSDYSYQPEDEDRFDANFAKQMGIGAETMTALKTVCSLDSLRCHPEDQQPDPDVVPPDPTLKTLVQRKKRQDHKASLKITKNRHDLYADELERLTVSRKPEAVANMIPEGEVILTINVYYPAVIEKFNYIRPHMTLLMTGSHSLAELKDAICCVNDLQVCGEFSHTPDIAPDFISKDHFRSAFFFFEGVFYNDMRFPECQDISMTTIEWAKAHGFPPYSQAKMEDTQFVDLKVKVGFPYLYCHQGDCEHLVIITDIRLAHKNDCLDMKLYPLLIHKHRVVTQKCAVCHVFIGRWFTTNDQFAPSDPCLFCDKCFRMLHYDAQGNKLGNFLAYPYVDRGAFN is encoded by the exons ATGGCGGCGTCCAAGCTCTCGACAGACCCCAACACAAACATCCCAGATTATGAATATACTGGTGTGAACACCAATCCATTTCACGTTGGCTCTTTTAAAAACGAGTGGCTGAACAGACTGAAGCCGAGTGACTACTCCTACCAGCCGGAAGACGAGGACAGGTTTGACGCTAACTTCGCGAAACAGATGGGGATCGGTGCGGAGACCATGACTGCACTGAAAACCGTCTGCAG TCTTGATTCACTCCGATGCCATCCTGAGGACCAGCAGCCTGATCCAGACGTTGTACCTCCAGACCCAACGCTGAAAACACTGGT acaaagaaaaaagaggCAAGATCACAAAGCTTCTCTAAAAATCACCAAGAACAGACACGACCTCTATGCGGATGAACTG GAGCGCTTAACTGTCTCTAGGAAACCAGAAGCAGTGGCTAACATGATCCCTGAAGGAGAAGTCATTCTAACCATCAACGTCTACTACCCGGCTGTTATTGAGAAA TTTAACTACATCAGACCCCACATGACTCTGCTGATGACGGGCTCCCACAGCTTGGCAGAGCTCAAGGACGCCATCTGCTGCGTCAACGACCTGCAAGTGTGCGGAGAGTTCAGCCACACGCCAGACATAGCTCCAGACTTCATCAGCAAA GATCATTTCAGGtcagctttctttttcttcGAAGGAGTGTTCTATAACGACATGCGATTCCCCGAGTGTCAGGACATCAGCAT GACTACCATTGAATGGGCAAAGGCCCATGGCTTCCCCCCCTACAGCCAGGCCAAGATGGAGGACACACAATTTGTGGATCTGAAAGTGAAAGTGGGCTTCCCGTACCTATATTGTCATCAGGGAGACTGCGAACACCTGGTCATCATCACAGACATCAG ACTGGCCCATAAGAACGACTGCCTGGACATGAAGCTGTATCCACTCCTCATACACAAGCACAGGGTCGTCACCCAGAAGTGTGCCGTTTGTCACGTCTTCATTGGCAG ATGGTTTACCACCAATGACCAGTTTGCTCCGAGTGACCCGTGTCTGTTCTGTGACAAGTGCTTCCGGATGCTGCACTACGATGCTCAAGGCAACAAGCTGGGAAATTTCCTGGCCTATCCTTATGTGGACCGTGGTGCATTTAACTAA
- the psip1a gene encoding PC4 and SFRS1 interacting protein 1a isoform X3 — translation MAPDWKPGDLIFAKMKGYPHWPARIDEVPDGAVKPSNIKFPIFFFGTHETAFLGPKDIFPYLPNKEKYAKPNKRKGFNEGLWEIENNPKVELTAPKPVPPESFTEKDMDSSQEGEDEADDKGIKSNVPGSEAEQENENEEEEEEEEEEEEEGSLISEQGPQNQDASALKESTDVPKSKRGRKKKSDVDQETEKDNAGASPISPSGAEAPKRRGRKPKSEKLLLLQQQEKQGSGSEMDTAESDRKRKRAPEDKSKSGDEEKRKKEDGKGKDAEGKEPEAKRKKPNKEDSSSGSDNEEKNKGRKKHQNSEVDKDVRRRKADELREPNKDDGKKNEERTGVKKKEMSTDLKLQRLHSEIKISLKIDNPDVKKCLEALDEIGALQVTTQHLHKHSELIGTLKKIRRFKASQDIMDKATMLYNKFKSMFLVGEGDCVLSQVLNKSLAEQRQHEEAKKGALKRVEQVKENNSVGWNTRIQTGEDTWCTRGGHKTSG, via the exons ATGGCTCCGGATTGGAAACCTGGTGATCTGATCTTTGCCAAGATGAAGGGCTATCCACACTGGCCTGCAAGA ATCGATGAAGTCCCAGACGGTGCTGTGAAGCCATCAAATATCAAGTTCCCCATTTTCTTCTTTGGCACCCATGAAAC TGCCTTTCTCGGCCCAAAGGATATCTTTCCGTACCTGCCCAACAAAGAGAAGTACGCCAAGCCCAACAAGAGGAAAGGCTTCAATGAAGGATTGTGGGAGATTGAGAACAACCCCAAAGTTGAGCTCACTGCACCCAAG CCGGTCCCCCCAGAATCTTTCACTGAAAAGGATATGGACAGCAGCCAAGAGGGAGAAGATGAAGCAGATGACAAGGGAATAAAATCCAAT GTTCCAGGAAGTGAGGCTGAGCAGGAGAATgagaatgaggaggaggaggaggaggaggaggaggaggaggaggaagggtcTCTGATCTCTGAGCAGGGTCCTCAGAACCAGGAT GCCTCGGCACTGAAAGAATCCACAGATGTTCCTAAATccaagagaggaagaaagaaaaag agTGATGTTGACCAGGAGACTGAAAAAGACAATGCAGGTGCTAGTCCTATTAGCCCCTCAG GTGCAGAGGCTCCTAAACGAAGAGGCAGGAAGCCCAAAAGTGAGAAGTTACTTTTGCTCCAGCAGCAGGAGAAGCAAGGCTCAGGAAGTGAAAT GGACACTGCTGagtcagacagaaagagaaagagggcaCCAGAGGACAAGTCCAAGAGTGGAGatgaggagaagagaaagaaggaggacGGCAAAGGAAAGGATGCGGAGGGGAAGGAGCCTGAAGCAAAGAGGAAAAAGCCAAACAAGGAGGACAGTTCATCAGGCTCTGACAATGAAGAG aaaaacaaaggcagaaagaaacaccaaaactcAGAAGTGGACAAAGATGTGCGGCGGCGGAAAGCGGATGAACTAAGAGA GCCAAACAAAGATGATGGGAAGAAAAATGAAGAAAGGACAGGAGTCAAGAAAAAGG aaatgtcaactgaCTTGAAACTCCAGAGACTGCACAGTGAAATCAAGATTTCACTGAAAATTGACAACCCT GATGTGAAGAAGTGTCTGGAAGCATTAGATGAGATCGGTGCCCTTCAAGTCACAACTCAGCACCTGCATAAACACAGTGAACTTATTGGCACGCTCAAAAAG ATTCGCAGATTCAAGGCCAGCCAGGACATCATGGACAAGGCCACCATGCTGTATAACAAGTTTAAGAGTATGTTTCTGGTTGGAGAAGGTGACTGCGTGCTTAGCCAGGTGCTCAACAAGTCTTTAGCGGAACAGCGGCAGCACGAGGAAGCCAAGAAAGGAGCACTGAAGAGGGTGGAACAAGTCAAGGAAAACAACTCAG TTGGCTGGAACACACGCATACAGACAGGCGAGGACACTTGGTGTACAC GAGGGGGTCATAAGACCTCTGGTTGA